GGTTCGGGTCATCAGAAACCAGTCTTTGCCCCTGTGTGATAACTCTTTTGACCTCGCTCACGTCACACCCGTCCCTGATTTTCGTGATGTTGGGCCACCGCCAGATTGATCGCAGGCCCCACGTTTCTCAGCGGGAGTTGCTGGCCCACAGCACCGAGTTCCCATGCTGCCCGCGGCATCCCATAAACCACCGAGCTTGCCTCGTCCTGACCAATGGTTGTGGCCCCGGCAAGGTACATCTGATGCATTCCGTCGGCACCATCGCGGCCCAGGCCGGTCAAGATGACCGCAATCATATCGGAGTGATAGACCGCAGCAGAGGCAAACAACCGGTCCACCGAGGGGCAATGCAAATCCGCCTCCCGCGCCGGACTAAACCGGCAGGTCCATTTGCCCTTCATGCGGCAAATCTCACTGTGCAGCCCATTGGACGGTGCAAACCTGATCTGCCCATCCTCAAGCGGGGTGTTCTCTTTGGCCAGCGCAACATCCTGCGGCAACTGCCGGTTCAGCATCTCAACAAAATTGCGAAGATAGGCCGCTGGCATATGCTGAACAATCACTGCCGCCGGCCCCAAAGGGTGCAAATCCGTCAATACGCGTTCAAGCGCCGTCACTCCGCCTGTCGACGCCCCCAGCAGGATCAGCGGCTGCGCCCGGCCCTCACAGTTTTGCCCAATTGGTCCATGCATCTGCGCAGAACCGTCTGCTTTTTGTGAACGTTGTTTGGCCGCGGCCAACACGCGATGCCCAATGTCCTTTTTCACAATTGGATCGCGTGGGTCGACTGGGCAAAAAATACAATCCACCGCCCCCTTGGACAGAGCCGCGATCGTTGCTTTGCAATGCCCGCGGCCATTGCCAACGAACACGACAACTACGGTAAGATTTCTGTCCAGCAGCTGTCGCAACAACCTAAGGCTGGGTTGCGGCGCAGCCCCCAGCACAACCATCACAGCGTCTGGTCGCCCGGCAGTGAGGAGTGTTTGCGTCGCTTCTGCATGAGTGGTCTCGACCAACAGATTCAATTTAGGGTGTTCGCGCACAATGGCACGCACCCATGCCCGCAGGTGCGGCGCATCATCGACAATCGCGATTTGCCGCACCAACCCGATGGTGGATTTCAAGACGTCCGTCAAAACACATTGATGGTGTGCTGCACGAAACCATCCCTCCAATCACTGCGGCTGTTCTCCTATGGTTTTCGCGGCCCGGAGTGAACATCATGTTAAGCGATCAGGGGGTCGGCCATCTTTTTGGAAGTGAACGGGATGTCTTTCATTGGATGGGGCATCAATGAAAGCGGCATAGGTCAAGGACAGGTTGAAGGCTCCGGCCCAAAAGGCATGTGCGTCATTACAACACCCGATGAAGCAGCTTCCCGGTTTTTACAATTTCAAACACATTTTCACTGCAATAATTCACCGGTGAGCCATCCAATAGACGCGCCTCCTGGTGCCCGATCACCTCAACCTTTTGACCTGCCGAATTCTCCACCAAAGTGAAGTGCTCATAGACAATCAACTGACATGGTTTCTTATTTTCGTCATTGCAAAGAATCCGGCTAAGTTCTCGAACGGGCATTCAGTAAATCCAAGTCTGCATCAATAGCGACTGCAGTTTATGAACTCACAATCCAGACAAACAACATTTTTCAGCGTTTTGGGTGATAATTCACTTTGGGCGGGAAATGGGAACTGGTCCCAACGACATTGTTTTCATCGCTGAGCAACCTATCACCCGCTGGAACCGTGTTGTTAACCAGATCACACCCTCCCTGATCACCGGCGCAGCCTCCGCCGTATCAAACTAGGTTGATGAAGACGGGCTCCAGCAAAATGCCGGGGCCTTTCCTTGCCTTTGGGCAAGCCAGTGCTGGCTGTTGCCAAGCCGACATGAGGCCGCATCAGACCTCACCTCAATACTCTCAGGTCACCTGCAGCAATAGACGGGACAATCAGCGCCATGCAGCGGCCATTGGTGCGCGCGCCGGGCCGATCAGCTCGCCTCATGAAGCCATAATTCAGAATGGCTCAGTCCCATCTCGATCACGCCCTTGCTCAGGTTTCTCAATGCAGGAGGTCCATGTCCCCTTAGAATGCGGCGTTGAGAAACACATAACCCAAGCGGCAATTACAACTAAACAATGCCGAAAAACAGAAAAGGCCGCCAAAGGCGACCCGATCAAGAAAGATAATGGCGGAGCGACAGGGATTCGAACCCTGGAGACGGTCTCCCGCCTACACACTTTCCAGGCGTGCGCCTTCGACCACTCGGCCACCGCTCCGTTGGGGGCGGTTTACCGTTACCCCGCCATAAGTTGCAAGAGGGAAATCGCGCCCTTTTGCCCCTCTGTGCAATTAACTTTCCAGATGCACATAGACCCGGCGATTCACCCGGCCTTTCTTTTCGATTTTACCGAGCCGCAGTGCGCCGATTTCCCCGGTGCGGGCCACATGGGTGCCGCCGCAAGGCTGCAGGTCGATCCAGTCATCCTCTTCGCCAATGCGCACCAATCGCACGTCGTCGGCCCCCATGGGGGGCTTGACGGCCATCGTCTTGATCAGATGCGGCGCATCGGCCAGCTCGCGCGAGGTGATCCAACCGTCGCTGACGCGGGCATCCATGCCGACATATTCATTGAGGTCTTCTTCGATTCCATCGCGGTCTTCTGGCGCGTTTGGCATGTCAAAATCCAGCCGCCCGTGGGTTGCAGAGATCTGGCCGCCCGTGACGCCAAAGGGAATGACAACCGACAACAGATGCAGGGCCGTATGCACGCGCATCAACCGGTGTCGGCGGTCCCAGTCCAATTCCTGCACCACGTGCGCTCCGACAGGCGGTAGCGCCGCAGGTTCGGCCGCCACCAACACGATGTCATCGCCCTGTCCTTTGACGGCCGTGGCAATGGGCAGGCGTTGCCCGTCCCAGGACAGCCAGCCCGAATCCCCCGGTTGTCCACCGCCCGTCGGATAAAACACTGTCGCATCCAAGACGACACCGCCCTCAGGGGTGATGCTTTTCACTTTGCCTGGTGCCTCTCGCAAATAGGCATCATCGCGAAACAGCATCGTGGTCATAGGCTGTCATCCTCATTCTTTGTCATATTTTGCGCCGGCTCCTTGGGCTG
This window of the Sulfitobacter mediterraneus genome carries:
- a CDS encoding CheB methylesterase domain-containing protein gives rise to the protein MTDVLKSTIGLVRQIAIVDDAPHLRAWVRAIVREHPKLNLLVETTHAEATQTLLTAGRPDAVMVVLGAAPQPSLRLLRQLLDRNLTVVVVFVGNGRGHCKATIAALSKGAVDCIFCPVDPRDPIVKKDIGHRVLAAAKQRSQKADGSAQMHGPIGQNCEGRAQPLILLGASTGGVTALERVLTDLHPLGPAAVIVQHMPAAYLRNFVEMLNRQLPQDVALAKENTPLEDGQIRFAPSNGLHSEICRMKGKWTCRFSPAREADLHCPSVDRLFASAAVYHSDMIAVILTGLGRDGADGMHQMYLAGATTIGQDEASSVVYGMPRAAWELGAVGQQLPLRNVGPAINLAVAQHHENQGRV
- a CDS encoding alanyl-tRNA editing protein, with the protein product MTTMLFRDDAYLREAPGKVKSITPEGGVVLDATVFYPTGGGQPGDSGWLSWDGQRLPIATAVKGQGDDIVLVAAEPAALPPVGAHVVQELDWDRRHRLMRVHTALHLLSVVIPFGVTGGQISATHGRLDFDMPNAPEDRDGIEEDLNEYVGMDARVSDGWITSRELADAPHLIKTMAVKPPMGADDVRLVRIGEEDDWIDLQPCGGTHVARTGEIGALRLGKIEKKGRVNRRVYVHLES